One Rhizoctonia solani chromosome 3, complete sequence genomic region harbors:
- a CDS encoding myosin heavy chain, with translation MHQIDIGLDHPVAIEILSLRDALSQQQHATQQATAQVQKYATEAELDILRAPRPVSTPSPAEAELTLALRRANSRLEETETQLLEAHVSVSHALAERERTSDEVSEAYRMLEVARAQDVELRAVLAERDAEKRFYELALGEYAALVRDMEKREGEGSTHLDFKKRTAAGEIERIKELTTEVARANADIESLQAQLDAERRAGELERIQLAEVRTELGKREVDDKSAAALVERYMKFSQHHTDVLQRALNDQSTRHSATVNSLSQQIENLERALAAESMRTKQLQSSVDILVEDLARESFGRRREVRVRLAIAGRTAKIEEDLRRWERRIRENSRSHTAGQPSELLLGLQELEQFRDIDDTLNGPLARILSAEIAVESLAAELEREMTRRIELERERAQLPTVPLIEKPSYKIPTLKAKVPASSTIPSSASVSIASLQSSSGPSLETSETSSRASLEECVLSAPVVLPGAPVVNLPQTQPEIDDLFIVAAPPIISSTSSPEPPWVSVVPFSSNFSPPLERANIPEPRSLLDSPEVQELLSQLPTALQRYTPFQNTFRDCHVTLTALKSELRVRPRTHLLTAVERLYDYNEDARVEIEIRIADEARKANGFETMLRLSLASVLDDLRAFIDGSAPDIRKALETAERKRNELEHDISAIKASVYAPEAHSQAEIEIPTSQPPPSPLWGRKMSLGPGLLGAGRPLLRRAGSGTLGHSRASSLGGEEHSELSPKDPLAGLRLKIPMPNMATSPLPSPMKPGSPLVLERTRVTSMYRIGLGGSRSRLDISNRSTTVTPTFKADEESDDGVE, from the exons ATGCACCAGATAGATATCGGACTCGATCACCCTGTTGCTATTGAAATTTTGAGCTTGCGGGATGCTCTTTCCCAGCAACAG CATGCGACCCAGCAAGCTACTGCTCAAGTTCAGAAATATGCCACGGAA GCCGAGCTTGATATTCTACGAGCACCACGCCCCGTTTCTACTCCCTCACCAGCCGAAGCCGAACTGACACTTGCCCTCCGACGCGCTAACTCTCGGCTTGAAGAAACGGAGACTCAACTACTAGAAGCACACGTTTCGGTTTCACACGCCCTTGCGGAGCGAGAGAGGACCTCTGATGAGGTTTCGGAGGCATATCGGATGCTTGAAGTGGCTCGGGCTCAAGACGTGGAGTTGCGGGCCGTTCTAGCAGAAAGAGATGCAGAGAAGAGGTTCTATGAGCTTGCTTTGGGAGAATATGCCGCACTTGTCAGGGACATGGAGAAACGCGAGGGGGAGGGCAGTACGCATCTGGATTTCAAGAAAAGGACTGCTGCGGGGGAGATAGAACGGATTAAGGAGCTTACGACTGAGGTTGCGAGAGCAAATGCGGATATCGAATCGCTTCAGGCTCAATTAGATGCGGAGCGGCGTGCAGGAGAATTAGAGCGGATACAGTTGGCTGAGGTCAGGACCGAGCTTGGGAAGCGTGAGGTGGATGATAAGTCTGCGGCTGCACTTGTTGAACGGTATAT GAAATTCTCACAGCACCATACGGACGTGCTTCAACGTGCTCTAAACGATCAATCAACACGACATTCCGCAACCGTTAACTCCCTATCTCAACAGATTGAAAACCTGGAGCGGGCTCTCGCTGCTGAATCAATGCGTACCAAGCAGTTGCAGTCTTCTGTCGATATCCTTGTGGAAGACTTAGCACGAGAGTCCTTTGGGAGAAGAAGGGAAGTTCGTGTCCGGCTTGCGATCGCCGGACGAACTGCAAAAATCGAAGAAGACCTGCGAAGGTGGGAGCGTAGGATCAGAGAAAACTCTCGGTCACATACCGCTGGACAACCCTCTGAGTTGCTATTAGGTCTGCAGGAACTCGAACAGTTTCGGGATATT GATGATACCCTTAACGGACCACTCGCCCGTATCCTTTCTGCAGAAATTGCTGTCGAGAGTCTTGCGGCTGAACTTGAGCGCGAGATGACTCGCAGGATTGAGCTCGAACGGGAACGCGCCCAACTTCCAACAGTTCCTCTCATAGAAAAACCaagttacaaaattccaactCTAAAGGCGAAGGTTCCTGCTTCTTCTACAATACCTTCTTCGGCATCAGTTTCCATTGCATCTCTTCAGAGTAGCTCTGGTCCATCTCTGGAAACTAGCGAGACTTCATCTAGAGCTTCCTTGGAAGAGTGTGTTCTGAGTGCTCCTGTTGTGCTACCAGGCGCCCCTGTCGTTAATTTACCTCAAACTCAACCAGAAATAGATGACCTTTTTATTGTCGCGGCTCCGCCAATTATTTCATCCACTTCCTCGCCGGAACCGCCATGGGTTTCTGTTGTTCCTTTCTCCTCTAATTTTTCTCCCCCACTCGAACGAGCCAACATACCCGAGCCCCGCTCTTTACTCGACAGTCCAGAAGTTCAAGAACTCCTTTCTCAATTGCCTACAGCTCTACAACGATATACCCCTTTCCAAAATACATTCCGTGACTGCCACGTTACCCTCACCGCACTTAAATCCGAACTTCGTGTACGCCCCCGCACCCATTTGCTGACGGCTGTCGAACGACTATATGACTACAATGAAGATGCTCGCGTCGAAATCGAAATTCGAATTGCGGACGAAGCGCGCAAGGCCAATGGATTTGAAACCATGTTGCGGTTGTCGTTGGCTAGCGTCCTTGACGATCTCCGGGCATTTATTGACGGTTCAGCACCTGACATTCGCAAAGCGCTCGAGACGGCTGAACGAAAGCGTAACGAACTGGAACACGACATATCTGCTATCAAAGCATCCGTATATGCGCCTGAGGCTCATAGCCAGGCCGAGATTGAAATTCCCACTTCTCAACCTCCTCCATCTCCGCTATGGGGCCGAAAGATGTCTTTGGGCCCCGGATTGCTGGGTGCTGGCCGGCCATTGTTGAGGCGCGCTGGATCCGGAACATTGGGGCATAGTCGGGCATCCTCCTTGGGCGGAGAAGAGCATTCCGAGTTGTCGCCCAAGGACCCACTGGCGGGACTTAGGCTGAAGATACCCATGCCCAATATGGCGACTAGCCCACTCCCATCTCCGATGAAACCGGGCTCTCCGCTAGTACTGGAACGTACCCGAGTAACATCTATGTATCGTATAGGTTTGGGAGGTAGCCGATCCCGCTTGGATATCTCGAATCGGAGCACGACGGTGACTCCTACGTTCAAGGCCGATGAGGAAAGTGACGATGGTGTAGAGTAG
- a CDS encoding F-box-like protein: MIDELNLASFLLDSALERYLKACSNVRDYYLKCESFSAVPSVLSQRVASEASIVSGLGHKLQAARATINWARNCSNHLVPVNALPPELLSNIFQYALGPDNIGNMHRHPRLNRANNTRNTISSEVLSHVCTYWRKVALSSPHLWTRIDLSPCRAVSASLLPRSESFAVRAGGMPLDIYITDPIGDWPSSASLDHFVKAVAPHIRSLDLRIYQTIRTDTYRNTLSACLTYCVPGTFTTLTTTREPDSLASTFVFFDMPDSDMPEHGVGFYQQMYTVASEAVLLSIKKMCLHAFYPFWTSKAYYGLVELRLTPRTSAVSISEFHLRGILQASPDLRVLEFALEIVHSVPEGSLAPIRLNYLEVLNLRLMKHIFVPAFLGMIAPGSCPLQLSLSSAPNEDIPRLPLQTSSAIYVFFAHTNVALLHANDFDKDELVGILKLCPGLQTLSWDGYNASSEPESDELISHSKLQNLYMVQCEVELDVFPRWIDLPALENLIFYRCAFYQDGESEDRIDERDVNINLRGVEPAISFIGFNMPSPIEEWELFDSDS, translated from the coding sequence ATGATAGATGAGCTAAATCTTGCCAGCTTCCTTCTCGATAGTGCTCTTGAAAGATACTTGAAGGCTTGCTCGAACGTTCGGGATTATTACCTGAAATGTGAATCATTTAGTGCAGTACCAAGCGTACTTTCACAGCGTGTAGCCTCCGAAGCCTCGATAGTCAGTGGGCTCGGACACAAATTGCAAGCGGCCAGAGCGACGATAAACTGGGCAAGAAACTGCTCAAACCATCTGGTGCCTGTGAACGCACTTCCTCCGGAGTTACTCTCCAACATCTTTCAATATGCTCTTGGCCCGGACAATATAGGGAATATGCATCGTCACCCGCGTCTGAATCGAGCCAATAATACCCGAAATACAATTTCTTCCGAGGTACTTTCTCATGTCTGCACTTATTGGCGCAAAGTAGCCCTCAGTTCGCCCCATCTCTGGACGCGAATCGATTTATCGCCTTGTCGAGCGGTTAGCGCTAGTCTTCTTCCTCGCTCTGAAAGCTTTGCCGTACGGGCAGGTGGTATGCCATTGGATATCTACATTACTGATCCTATTGGTGATTGGCCCTCTAGCGCTTCTTTGGACCATTTTGTCAAAGCTGTTGCACCGCACATACGATCCTTGGACCTACGAATCTACCAAACCATCCGAACAGATACATATCGCAATACCCTTTCTGCTTGTTTAACATactgtgttccaggaacTTTTACCACGTTGACTACTACACGGGAGCCCGATAGTCTTGCTTCTACTTTTGTATTCTTCGATATGCCTGATTCGGACATGCCCGAGCATGGTGTGGGATTTTACCAGCAGATGTATACGGTTGCCAGCGAAGCGGTCCTGCTTTCCATCAAGAAAATGTGCTTGCATGCATTCTATCCTTTCTGGACAAGCAAGGCGTATTATGGACTTGTTGAACTTCGTCTCACCCCACGTACATCAGCGGTCAGCATCTCCGAATTCCACCTTAGGGGAATCCTACAGGCCAGCCCTGATCTACGTGTTCTTGAATTCGCCCTCGAAATTGTCCATTCAGTTCCCGAAGGTTCGCTTGCGCCCATCCGGCTCAACTACTTAGAGGTCCTAAATCTTCGCTTGATGAAGCATATATTCGTTCCAGCATTTCTTGGAATGATCGCTCCCGGGTCGTGCCCGCTCCAGCTTTCTCTCTCCAGTGCACCTAACGAAGACATACCCCGTTTGCCACTACAAACATCGAGTGCTATTTATGTCTTCTTTGCGCATACAAATGTAGCGCTGCTTCACGCGAATGACTTCGATAAAGACGAACTTGTTGGTATTCTCAAGCTATGCCCAGGCCTTCAGACTCTCTCCTGGGACGGATATAACGCTTCGTCTGAACCAGAATCGGATGAATTGATTTCTCATTCAAAGTTACAAAACTTGTATATGGTACAATGCGAGGTGGAGCTCGATGTGTTTCCCCGCTGGATCGACCTACCAGCTCTCGAGAACCTGATATTTTATCGTTGCGCCTTCTATCAAGACGGCGAATCCGAAGACCGCATAGACGAGAGAGACGTCAACATCAACTTGCGAGGCGTTGAGCCCGCTATCAGTTTCATTGGGTTCAATATGCCGAGTCCTATCGAGGAATGGGAGCTCTTTGACTCTGATTCATAA
- a CDS encoding siderophore iron transporter 3 yields MALSGIQSISYLTIWIADPIYESMSREWSFLYLVASRIWRRSPGDRDHLSSRLGTGSRMDPVGLLIFTTGLALVDYNTGVWWGADLGEESPLALTGDLDSHSQTGRPGRVAMLIVGLILALPFGLWEIRLLPFHSHPNGHTKIEGPGKTRDYYYKSRSISHFALAPILGILFLLTRRYKPYLILGSAMLVYSVLGLYSVRISDLPNTLAPTVLLFAIQALRGASAVAIDLGTMVGSQASVPHNDLATLVGLINALPILAAAMSPSSYAAILLQISESSNQAFTLLFSLATGFSILCLGFSFFMPNHYLGDTHNSVEKKEDECEQH; encoded by the exons ATGGCCCTCAGTGGGATCCAGTCCATATCCTACCTTACCATATGGATCGCGGATCCGATTTACGAAAGCATGAGCAGGGAATGGTCGTTCTTGTATCTGGTTGCTTCAAGAATATGGAGGAGATCCCCAGGAGACAGGGATCACCTATCCTCAAGGCTAGGGACGGGTTCAAGAATGGATCCCGTCGGGTTACTTATTTTCACTACTGGATTGGCCCTAGTTGATTACAATACGGGTGTTTGGTGGGGTGCAGACCTTGGAGAGGAATCTCCACTGGCACTTACGGGAGACTTGGACTCTCACTCGCAAACGGGACGACCGGGGCGGGTCGCAATGCTCATCGTTGGACTCATCTTAGCCCTCCCATTCGGTCTATGGGAGATTCGCTTGCTTCCTTTCCACTCGCACCCAAATGGGCATACCAAAATCGAGGG GCCCGGGAAAACAAGGGATTACTATTACAAGTCTCGTAGTATAAGTCATTTTGCCCTCGCTCCGATCCTTGGAATCCTTTTCCTGCTCACTCGTCGTTACAAG CCATATCTAATACTTGGGAGTGCTATGCTCGT TTATTCGGTACTTGGTCTCTATTCAGTGCGCATTTCGGATCTTCCCAACACGCTTGCTCCGACGGTATTATTG TTTGCGATTCAAGCCCTCCGTGGAGCTAGTGCTGTGGCGATTGACTTGGGGACGATGGTGGGGTCCCAAGCCTCAGTTCCACACAACGACTTGGCCACATTGGTGGGCTTAATAAATGCTTTACCGATTCTTGCGGCAGCCATGAGCCCATCGTCGTATGCAGCTATTTTACT GCAAATATCTGAGTCGAGTAATCAGGCTTTCACACTTTTGTTCTCATTGGCTACTGGATTCT CTATCCTCTGTCTGGGTTTCTCGTTCTTTATGCCGAACCATTATCTCGGGGATACTCACAATTCTGTAGAAAAGAAAGAAGATGAATGTGAACAGCATTGA